In Buchnera aphidicola (Lipaphis pseudobrassicae), a genomic segment contains:
- the htpX gene encoding protease HtpX: protein MIRIILFLLTNLAVMLIFSLILSITGVQSDSVYGILIISGLFGFSGSIISLMLSKWIALRSVNGEIITHPRNEIESWLINKVREQSIKTGIIMPQIAIYQAPDINAFATGARRNSALIAVSTGLLENMTRNEAEAVIAHEIAHISNGDMITMTLVQGVVNTFVIFISRMLSQIISNIISNNRSENNAEEKNSFVYFIISTSLELIFGILASVITMWFSRHREFYADARSAKLVGSEKMISALNRLKTSYEPQESDNMIALCINGKSNSFFKLFASHPSLEKRIEALKNQEYM from the coding sequence ATGATACGTATTATTCTTTTCTTATTAACTAATTTAGCAGTTATGTTAATATTTAGTTTAATCCTTAGTATTACAGGCGTTCAATCTGATAGTGTTTACGGTATACTGATTATTTCCGGATTATTTGGTTTTAGTGGCTCTATTATATCATTGATGTTATCTAAATGGATTGCATTACGTTCTGTAAATGGTGAAATTATTACACATCCTCGCAATGAGATAGAAAGTTGGTTAATAAATAAAGTACGCGAACAATCTATTAAAACTGGTATTATTATGCCTCAAATAGCTATATATCAAGCTCCTGATATAAATGCTTTTGCAACAGGAGCACGTCGCAACTCCGCTTTAATTGCTGTGTCTACAGGTTTATTGGAAAATATGACGCGCAATGAAGCAGAAGCTGTTATCGCTCATGAAATTGCTCATATTTCAAATGGCGATATGATTACTATGACTTTAGTACAAGGAGTAGTAAATACCTTTGTTATTTTTATATCTCGAATGTTATCACAAATTATAAGTAATATTATATCAAATAACCGAAGTGAAAATAATGCAGAAGAAAAAAATTCATTTGTATATTTTATAATATCTACATCATTAGAATTAATCTTTGGTATATTAGCGAGTGTTATTACAATGTGGTTTTCTAGACATAGAGAATTTTATGCTGACGCTCGTTCTGCTAAGTTAGTAGGTAGTGAAAAAATGATTTCTGCATTAAATCGTTTAAAAACAAGTTATGAACCACAAGAATCTGATAATATGATTGCATTGTGTATAAATGGAAAATCTAATTCTTTTTTTAAATTATTTGCTTCTCATCCTTCTTTAGAAAAAAGAATAGAAGCATTAAAAAACCAAGAATATATGTAA
- a CDS encoding OmpA family protein, with translation MKKRALAIIFVLASLVASVQAKEQNGWYLGTKIGWSYFNPLKYSYDAKKSKQLEDNFILKENLSAPIIGVFLGYEFNPYFGLEIENNTNGFFPHKIFQKNNIHMQANSVQLATKLSYPLTDSLHVYTKLGGIIFWDDLVSKENLNNMFTPNSSLFPSVSLGAEYIFNEKFITRLDYTWKNKVKNIVDLSIKPSLGDAVFSFGWKFGKTHINDLFSTYNTNLLNKQYNALNENINFPFNSADLKPISYDKLNELDDNIKKMQLKNVSIVLLGHADRIGNEEYNQKLSEDRAYSIKNYLTSHGFSRDQIVVQGMGQLYPLTNQVCKDVKNRSLLISCLAPDRRVEIEVLSDVK, from the coding sequence ATGAAAAAACGAGCTCTTGCTATCATATTTGTATTAGCAAGTTTAGTTGCGTCTGTTCAAGCTAAAGAACAAAATGGATGGTATTTAGGAACAAAGATTGGATGGTCTTACTTTAATCCTTTAAAGTATAGTTATGATGCTAAAAAATCTAAACAGTTAGAAGATAACTTTATTTTAAAAGAAAACTTAAGTGCTCCAATTATTGGAGTTTTTTTAGGATATGAATTCAATCCATATTTTGGATTAGAAATAGAAAATAATACTAATGGTTTTTTCCCTCATAAAATATTTCAAAAAAACAATATACATATGCAAGCTAATAGTGTACAACTTGCAACAAAATTATCATATCCACTAACAGACAGTTTACATGTCTATACTAAATTAGGTGGAATAATTTTTTGGGATGATCTTGTTTCTAAAGAGAATTTAAACAATATGTTTACTCCAAATAGTTCATTATTTCCTAGTGTTTCTTTAGGAGCGGAGTATATTTTTAACGAAAAATTTATTACTAGATTAGATTATACATGGAAAAACAAAGTTAAAAATATAGTGGATTTATCTATTAAACCTTCTTTAGGAGATGCGGTTTTTTCTTTTGGATGGAAGTTTGGAAAAACACATATAAATGATTTGTTTTCAACTTATAATACTAATTTATTAAACAAGCAATATAATGCATTAAATGAAAACATTAATTTTCCCTTTAATAGTGCAGATTTAAAACCTATCTCTTATGATAAACTTAACGAATTAGATGATAATATCAAAAAAATGCAACTAAAAAATGTTTCAATTGTTCTTTTGGGGCATGCAGACAGAATCGGTAATGAAGAGTATAATCAAAAATTATCTGAAGATCGTGCTTATAGCATTAAAAATTACTTAACTTCTCATGGATTTTCTAGAGATCAAATTGTTGTTCAAGGAATGGGACAGCTTTATCCATTAACTAATCAAGTTTGTAAAGATGTTAAAAATCGATCTTTACTTATTAGTTGTTTAGCTCCTGATCGTCGTGTAGAAATTGAAGTATTATCAGATGTTAAATAG
- a CDS encoding TerC family protein — protein sequence MEFFLDPSTWAGLLTLVVLEVVLGIDNLIFVAILSEKLPPNQRDKARLIGLGLALIMRLALLSLISWIVTLTSPIINNNFFSLSIRDVILLFGGLFLLFKTTMELHERLESNHHESSENKNYAGFWAVVIQIVVLDAVFSLDAIITAVGMVNQLLIMMIAVILATILMLLASKTLTNFINLHQTVVVLCLSFLLMIGFSLVTEALKFYIPKGYLYAAIGFSILIEIFNQIARHNFMKNQSRRPMRQRAAEAILRLMIKEKHEKEKIKQKTNNTTTKSVQSSSEMETFKDEERYMINGVLTLAGRSIRSIMTPRSNISWVNTEKSTDEIRMQLLDTPHSLFPVCKGELDEIIGIVRAKELLVALEEKIDVSNFSSKILPIIIPDTLDPINLLGVLRRAQGSFVIVSNEFGVVQGLITPLDVLEAIAGEFPDADETPDIIKENNSWLVKGETDLHSLQQLLNTEELIKENNYASLGGLLIAQKGQLPMTGEIIYIHPFHFHIIKATEYKIDLVRIIKHQDDIQASLK from the coding sequence ATGGAGTTTTTTTTAGACCCGTCAACTTGGGCAGGTTTGTTAACTTTAGTTGTTCTAGAAGTAGTATTAGGAATCGATAATTTAATTTTTGTAGCAATTTTATCAGAAAAACTACCTCCGAATCAAAGAGATAAAGCACGATTAATTGGTTTGGGATTAGCACTAATAATGCGTTTAGCACTTCTATCATTAATATCTTGGATCGTAACACTTACTTCTCCTATTATTAATAATAATTTTTTCTCTTTATCAATACGTGATGTTATTCTTTTATTTGGTGGTTTATTTTTATTATTTAAAACTACAATGGAATTACACGAACGATTAGAAAGTAATCATCATGAAAGTTCAGAAAATAAAAATTATGCAGGTTTTTGGGCTGTTGTGATTCAAATAGTAGTCTTAGATGCTGTCTTTTCATTAGACGCTATTATAACAGCAGTAGGCATGGTAAATCAATTATTAATCATGATGATTGCTGTTATATTAGCAACGATTTTAATGTTATTAGCATCAAAAACTTTAACTAATTTTATTAATCTTCATCAAACGGTAGTAGTATTATGTCTTAGTTTTCTATTAATGATTGGTTTTAGTTTAGTAACAGAAGCTTTAAAATTTTATATACCAAAAGGGTACTTATATGCTGCGATAGGTTTTTCTATTTTAATAGAAATTTTTAATCAAATCGCTCGTCATAATTTTATGAAAAATCAATCTAGAAGACCTATGAGACAAAGAGCTGCCGAAGCTATTTTACGATTAATGATAAAAGAAAAACACGAAAAAGAAAAAATAAAACAAAAAACAAATAATACTACCACGAAATCTGTTCAATCTTCTTCAGAAATGGAAACATTTAAAGATGAAGAAAGATATATGATTAATGGAGTTCTTACTTTAGCTGGTAGATCTATTAGAAGTATCATGACTCCAAGAAGTAATATTTCTTGGGTAAATACAGAAAAAAGTACCGATGAAATTCGTATGCAATTATTAGATACTCCTCATAGCTTGTTTCCAGTATGTAAAGGAGAATTAGATGAAATAATAGGAATTGTTCGTGCTAAAGAACTATTAGTTGCTCTTGAAGAAAAAATAGATGTATCTAATTTTTCAAGTAAAATATTGCCAATTATAATACCTGATACTTTAGATCCTATCAATCTTCTTGGTGTACTTAGACGTGCTCAGGGAAGTTTTGTGATTGTTAGCAATGAATTTGGCGTTGTACAAGGATTAATAACACCTTTAGATGTTTTGGAAGCAATAGCAGGAGAATTTCCAGATGCAGATGAAACACCAGATATTATAAAAGAAAATAACAGTTGGTTAGTAAAGGGAGAAACTGATTTACATTCATTACAACAATTACTTAATACTGAAGAACTAATTAAAGAAAATAATTATGCTTCTTTAGGAGGATTATTAATTGCTCAAAAAGGCCAATTGCCTATGACAGGAGAAATCATTTATATTCATCCCTTTCATTTTCATATTATTAAAGCAACAGAATATAAAATTGATTTAGTTAGAATTATAAAACATCAAGATGATATTCAAGCAAGCTTAAAATGA
- the tsaB gene encoding tRNA (adenosine(37)-N6)-threonylcarbamoyltransferase complex dimerization subunit type 1 TsaB — protein sequence MSKTILAFDTSIDHCSISIYKKNYIYSLSEECKKTHTKKMLPMLEKILFQTKTKLKELDYIGFAKGPGSFTGLRIAAGIAQSLSLVLNIPIIGVSTLAIMAEKAWRKYKRKRIIVLITAKKTHIYWGKYTKNKESIWIGENTEILLEKKLLETKITNLKKKWTLVSNEEQDIKSKRLLNINDKKYFFPNARDIIPFILLEIKKKKKNYFAANSINYLYDF from the coding sequence ATGTCTAAAACAATTTTAGCATTTGATACTTCAATAGATCATTGTTCGATCTCAATATATAAAAAAAATTACATATATTCCCTTTCAGAAGAATGTAAAAAAACACATACTAAAAAAATGCTTCCTATGCTTGAAAAAATATTATTCCAAACAAAAACTAAGTTAAAAGAATTAGATTATATTGGTTTTGCAAAAGGACCTGGAAGCTTTACTGGTTTACGTATTGCGGCAGGCATTGCGCAAAGTTTATCATTAGTCTTAAATATTCCTATTATTGGTGTTTCAACTTTAGCAATCATGGCTGAAAAAGCATGGAGAAAATATAAAAGAAAACGAATAATAGTTTTAATAACAGCAAAAAAAACACATATTTATTGGGGAAAATATACAAAAAACAAAGAATCTATTTGGATAGGAGAAAATACAGAAATTCTTCTTGAAAAAAAATTACTTGAAACAAAAATAACAAATTTAAAAAAAAAATGGACTCTGGTTAGTAATGAAGAACAAGATATTAAATCTAAAAGATTGTTAAATATTAATGATAAAAAATATTTTTTTCCTAATGCAAGAGATATTATTCCCTTTATCTTATTAGAAATAAAGAAAAAAAAGAAAAACTACTTTGCTGCAAATAGTATAAATTATTTATATGACTTCTAA
- the minE gene encoding cell division topological specificity factor MinE, whose product MALLDFFLSRHKNTANIAKERLQIIIAEQRKYNNEPDYFPQLKREILSVICKYVNIEPNMVTVQLEQKNQDISILELNIILPD is encoded by the coding sequence ATGGCTTTGTTGGACTTTTTTTTATCCCGACACAAAAATACTGCTAATATCGCAAAAGAACGATTACAAATAATTATTGCAGAACAAAGAAAATACAATAACGAACCAGATTATTTTCCACAATTAAAACGTGAAATATTATCTGTAATTTGTAAATACGTAAATATTGAACCTAATATGGTAACTGTACAATTAGAACAAAAAAATCAAGATATTTCTATATTAGAACTAAATATTATCTTGCCTGATTAG
- the cspE gene encoding transcription antiterminator/RNA stability regulator CspE produces the protein MAKIKGQVKWFNESKGFGFITPSDGSKDVFVHFSSIQGNGFKTLTEGQNVEFEIQDGQKGPAAVNVFSI, from the coding sequence ATGGCTAAAATTAAAGGTCAAGTTAAGTGGTTCAACGAATCTAAAGGTTTTGGTTTTATTACACCATCAGATGGTAGTAAAGATGTTTTTGTTCATTTTTCTTCAATTCAAGGAAACGGATTTAAAACATTAACTGAAGGACAAAATGTTGAATTCGAAATACAAGATGGTCAAAAAGGACCAGCAGCGGTAAATGTTTTTTCTATATAA
- the rsmC gene encoding 16S rRNA (guanine(1207)-N(2))-methyltransferase RsmC — translation MLFSKTSQLILRNSKIFEKKKVFFSGNIKDKFPMYLLTNKTIINFPKYNDYINFQKIKNIKNVDIYNNLLISKKMIQDCNTIIYYWNKNKSESEFQLINIMSCFSIGTEIFIVGNNSSGIKSAPLILKKLINLKIIDNAKHSILIFGCLIKKIKFVIEDFFKIHTWKEFFIKSLPGVFGYKKIDEGSKFLASTFSKNITGKVLDVGSGTGFLSVSLLRSSPDVILTLIDNNVAALKCSKETLHTNHLKGEVILSDLYSNIFNKFDLIISNPPFHEDLKINFNIIKKMIFYSIQYLNRNGEFRFVTNSCFKYDFLLKKTFKKYSILKINNKYKVYQAFLI, via the coding sequence TTGTTGTTTTCTAAAACTAGTCAACTCATATTACGTAATAGTAAAATATTTGAAAAGAAAAAAGTATTTTTTTCAGGAAATATAAAAGATAAATTTCCAATGTACTTATTAACCAATAAAACTATAATAAACTTCCCAAAATATAATGATTACATTAATTTTCAGAAAATCAAAAATATTAAAAATGTTGATATTTATAATAATTTATTAATTTCAAAAAAAATGATTCAAGATTGTAATACAATAATTTATTATTGGAATAAAAATAAATCTGAATCGGAATTTCAATTAATTAATATAATGTCTTGTTTTTCAATAGGAACTGAAATTTTTATAGTTGGAAATAATTCTAGCGGAATAAAAAGCGCACCATTAATATTAAAAAAATTAATTAATTTAAAAATAATAGATAATGCAAAACATTCTATATTAATTTTTGGTTGTTTAATAAAAAAAATAAAATTTGTAATAGAAGATTTTTTTAAAATACATACATGGAAGGAATTTTTTATAAAATCTTTACCGGGTGTTTTTGGTTATAAAAAAATCGATGAAGGAAGCAAGTTTCTTGCTTCTACTTTTTCAAAAAATATAACTGGAAAAGTTTTGGATGTAGGTAGCGGAACAGGATTTTTATCGGTATCTTTATTACGTTCTTCTCCTGATGTAATTTTAACTTTAATAGATAATAACGTAGCTGCATTAAAATGTAGTAAAGAAACTCTACATACTAATCATTTAAAAGGAGAAGTTATACTTAGTGATTTATATTCGAATATATTTAACAAATTTGATTTAATTATTTCTAATCCACCTTTTCATGAAGATCTAAAAATAAATTTTAATATAATTAAAAAAATGATATTTTACTCTATACAATATTTAAACAGAAATGGTGAATTTAGATTTGTAACAAACAGTTGCTTTAAATATGATTTTTTATTAAAAAAAACTTTTAAAAAATATTCTATATTAAAAATAAACAATAAGTATAAAGTATATCAAGCTTTTTTAATATAA
- the minC gene encoding septum site-determining protein MinC gives MQKKSIEIKGSNFTLLVLYLNNNNLDLINKSLYKKIQECPNFFKNAPVIVNISGLSNIEDWKKIQEIIIFHGFNIVGVSGCKNDILKKNIISLGLPVLSENKKNINHNINIIDNSYVNFLHKEKEIFIKKTKKIEKTHIIDIPVRSGQKIYAKHADLIVINNVSAGAELVADGNIHIYGIVRGRVLAGANGDTTRKIFCTGLFAELVSISGEYWLSDQIPSKFIGKSAQIYLKNKFLTINPLG, from the coding sequence ATGCAAAAAAAATCTATTGAAATTAAAGGCAGTAATTTTACATTATTAGTATTATATTTAAATAATAATAATTTAGATTTGATTAATAAATCATTGTATAAAAAAATACAAGAATGTCCGAATTTTTTTAAAAATGCACCTGTAATTGTTAATATTTCAGGTTTATCTAATATAGAAGATTGGAAAAAAATTCAAGAAATAATTATTTTTCATGGTTTTAACATAGTTGGTGTTAGTGGTTGTAAAAATGATATTTTAAAAAAAAATATTATTAGTTTAGGATTACCTGTTTTATCAGAAAATAAAAAAAATATTAACCATAATATAAATATCATTGATAATTCTTATGTTAATTTCTTGCATAAAGAAAAGGAAATTTTTATCAAAAAAACAAAAAAAATAGAAAAAACTCACATTATAGATATACCTGTACGTTCAGGTCAAAAAATTTATGCAAAACATGCAGATTTAATAGTAATTAATAATGTTAGTGCTGGAGCAGAATTAGTAGCAGATGGAAATATTCATATTTATGGTATTGTTCGCGGTAGAGTTCTTGCAGGTGCTAATGGAGATACTACTAGAAAAATTTTTTGTACAGGATTATTTGCAGAATTAGTTTCTATATCTGGTGAATATTGGTTATCAGATCAAATACCTTCAAAATTTATTGGAAAATCAGCTCAAATTTACTTAAAAAATAAATTTTTAACTATAAATCCTCTCGGTTAA
- the zwf gene encoding glucose-6-phosphate dehydrogenase, with product MIIEINQACDLVIFGAKGDLSKRKLLPALYKLEKLNKIHKNTRIIGAGRADWNIQEYIKIAKTAIKSFLNEKIDDIIWKKFSTRLYFCNIDVYEKLHFFRLKKILNQKKNIIIYYCAMPPNTLHSIFIGLKNASLNPDSSRIILEKPLGVCLESSKKINNQISKYFTESQIFRIDHYLGKESILNLIALRFSNSLFFHNWNNEIIDHIQITVSEEVGIEGRWNYFNNTGQMKDMVQNHILQILTIIAMDQPESITSESIKAEKLKILRCLKSISNHNVNTHTVRGQYSSGTIKGKNVPSYIKEEDAKKNSQTETFVAIKVNIDNKKWFGVPFYLRTGKRLPHKYSEIVVFFKKIPVNLFKNSNLQEFQNKLILRLEPNENIKIEFLNKRPGLDQEYKLENSYLKSNYSKKKSINLIDAYERLLLESMRGIQSLFVSREEIEESWKWIDPIVEAWKKTKNNEIQLYKSGTWGPENSNLLLSRDNRVWYEFN from the coding sequence ATGATTATAGAAATAAATCAAGCTTGCGATTTAGTAATTTTTGGTGCAAAAGGAGATTTGTCAAAACGAAAATTATTACCTGCTTTATACAAATTAGAAAAATTAAACAAAATACATAAAAATACACGTATTATTGGGGCAGGTCGTGCCGACTGGAACATACAAGAATATATAAAAATAGCAAAAACAGCAATAAAAAGTTTTTTGAATGAAAAAATAGATGATATTATTTGGAAAAAATTTAGTACTCGTTTATATTTTTGTAATATTGATGTTTATGAAAAATTACATTTTTTTAGATTAAAAAAAATACTAAATCAAAAAAAAAATATAATAATTTATTATTGCGCTATGCCTCCTAATACATTGCATTCTATTTTTATAGGACTAAAAAATGCTAGTCTTAATCCTGATTCATCTCGAATAATTTTAGAAAAACCATTAGGTGTTTGTTTAGAATCATCGAAAAAAATTAATAATCAAATTTCTAAATATTTTACAGAATCTCAAATATTTAGAATAGATCACTATCTTGGAAAAGAATCTATACTCAACTTAATTGCATTACGTTTTTCCAATTCTTTATTTTTTCATAATTGGAATAATGAAATAATTGATCATATTCAAATTACTGTATCTGAAGAAGTAGGCATTGAAGGTAGATGGAATTACTTCAATAATACAGGACAAATGAAAGATATGGTACAAAATCATATTTTACAAATATTAACTATTATCGCAATGGATCAACCAGAAAGTATTACATCTGAAAGCATTAAAGCTGAAAAATTAAAAATTTTACGTTGTTTAAAATCTATTAGTAATCATAATGTAAATACACATACTGTTAGAGGGCAATATTCATCTGGAACTATAAAAGGGAAAAATGTACCTTCTTATATAAAAGAAGAGGATGCAAAAAAAAATAGTCAAACTGAAACATTTGTTGCTATTAAGGTTAATATTGACAACAAAAAGTGGTTTGGTGTTCCATTTTATTTAAGAACAGGTAAACGATTGCCACATAAATATTCTGAAATAGTGGTATTTTTTAAAAAAATTCCTGTAAATTTATTTAAAAATTCAAATTTACAAGAATTTCAAAATAAATTAATTCTACGTTTAGAACCTAATGAAAATATTAAAATTGAGTTTTTAAATAAAAGGCCAGGACTAGATCAAGAATATAAATTAGAAAATTCTTATTTAAAATCTAATTACTCTAAAAAAAAATCTATCAATTTAATTGATGCTTATGAAAGATTACTATTAGAAAGTATGAGAGGTATACAATCTTTGTTTGTTTCTCGTGAAGAAATAGAAGAATCATGGAAATGGATAGATCCAATTGTAGAAGCCTGGAAAAAAACAAAAAATAATGAAATACAGTTATATAAATCTGGTACTTGGGGGCCTGAAAATTCAAATTTATTACTTTCTCGTGATAATCGTGTTTGGTATGAATTTAATTAA
- the murJ gene encoding murein biosynthesis integral membrane protein MurJ, protein MNLLKPFISVSAMTLISRILGFIRDVLIANTFGASFYTDVFFVSFKIPNLLRRIFSDGAFSQAFIPILMEYRSTKDKKSMEEFISSTFGFMIFIVLFFTILGMFFSRFLISLNAPGFLESLEKLTLSTHLLTIMFPYILFISLSSFFSSILYSWNYFFIPSLSPIFLNLSIIFFSSCCSSFFHPSIVALAWSVIIGGFFQLLYQLPFLYNINMLVMPNISWNNIGLIKVLKKIGPAVLGTSANQISLIINTIFSSLLNAGSISWIYYADRLIEFPIGILGVSLNTILFTSLSKTHKKNKKSEYKKLLHWGLQISLILSIPSAVIIFILAKPIIIVLFQYGKFTYFDVLMTEQVLKYYSFGLISFILVKILSSAFYSCEKTNIPMKISFFALLLTQLMNPFLIFYFKHSGLALSISISSWINFLLLYFELYKRKMIFFNFRELIFILKLIISTLVMVVILLLVLNVMPLWDIGSFYNKIIRLIFIFFISGAVYLLMLYLLGIHILNFSYKISRLS, encoded by the coding sequence ATGAATCTTTTAAAACCTTTCATATCAGTTAGTGCTATGACTTTAATATCTCGAATATTAGGTTTTATCCGAGATGTTCTAATTGCTAATACATTTGGTGCTTCTTTTTACACAGATGTTTTTTTTGTATCTTTTAAAATTCCTAACTTATTACGTCGTATTTTTTCAGATGGTGCATTTTCTCAAGCATTTATTCCTATATTAATGGAGTATAGATCGACTAAAGATAAAAAATCTATGGAAGAATTTATTTCTTCTACATTTGGTTTTATGATTTTTATTGTGCTTTTTTTTACAATATTAGGAATGTTTTTTTCTCGTTTTTTAATCTCATTAAATGCACCAGGTTTTTTAGAATCATTAGAAAAATTAACGTTGTCTACACATTTATTGACAATTATGTTCCCATATATTTTATTTATTTCGTTGTCTTCATTTTTTTCATCAATTTTATATAGTTGGAATTATTTTTTTATACCTTCTTTATCTCCAATTTTTCTAAATCTTAGTATTATTTTTTTTTCTTCTTGTTGTAGTTCTTTTTTCCATCCTTCTATTGTTGCTTTAGCATGGTCTGTTATTATAGGTGGTTTTTTTCAATTACTTTATCAACTTCCTTTTTTATATAACATAAATATGTTAGTAATGCCAAATATTAGTTGGAATAATATTGGTCTTATAAAAGTTTTGAAAAAAATAGGACCTGCTGTTTTAGGAACTTCTGCTAATCAAATCTCTTTGATAATTAATACTATTTTTAGTTCATTGCTTAATGCGGGATCGATATCTTGGATATATTATGCTGATAGATTAATAGAATTTCCAATAGGTATATTAGGTGTATCCTTAAATACAATTTTATTTACATCGCTCTCTAAGACTCATAAAAAAAATAAAAAATCAGAATATAAAAAACTACTTCATTGGGGATTGCAAATCAGTTTAATTTTATCAATACCTAGTGCTGTAATTATTTTTATACTTGCAAAACCTATTATTATTGTTCTTTTCCAATATGGAAAATTTACATATTTTGATGTTTTAATGACTGAACAAGTATTAAAATATTATTCTTTTGGTTTAATTTCTTTTATCTTAGTAAAGATATTATCTTCTGCTTTTTATTCTTGCGAAAAAACGAATATTCCTATGAAAATTTCATTTTTTGCATTGTTGTTAACACAGTTAATGAATCCATTTTTAATTTTTTATTTTAAACATTCAGGTTTAGCTTTATCTATTAGTATCTCTAGTTGGATAAACTTTTTATTACTTTACTTTGAATTATATAAAAGGAAAATGATTTTTTTTAACTTTCGTGAATTAATTTTCATTTTAAAATTAATCATATCAACATTAGTAATGGTTGTTATTTTATTATTAGTATTAAACGTCATGCCTCTTTGGGATATAGGTTCTTTTTATAATAAAATAATACGTTTGATTTTTATTTTTTTTATTTCTGGGGCAGTATATTTACTTATGTTATATCTTTTAGGAATACATATATTAAATTTTTCTTATAAAATCTCTCGATTATCATAA
- the minD gene encoding septum site-determining protein MinD has product MTRIIVITSGKGGVGKTTSSAAIGTGLAKKGKKTVVIDFDIGLRNLDLIMGCERRVVYDFINVIQGDANLNQALIRDKKTNNLFILPASQTRDKDALTYIGVEKVLEELIRMQFDFIICDSPAGIETGAILAIYFADEAIITTNPEVSSVRDSDRILGIISSKSKRAKQNQIPIKEYLLLTRYNPTRVKKGEMLSMKDVLEILQIPIIGLIPEDPSVLRSSNQGESIILDVNSNAGHAYFDTVNRLLGEKHNFRFIEEERKGFFQRLFGR; this is encoded by the coding sequence ATGACACGGATCATTGTAATAACTTCAGGGAAAGGAGGTGTAGGTAAAACTACTTCAAGTGCAGCAATTGGAACTGGTTTAGCGAAGAAAGGTAAAAAAACTGTTGTCATAGATTTCGATATAGGACTAAGAAATTTAGATTTAATAATGGGATGTGAACGTAGAGTAGTTTATGACTTTATTAATGTTATTCAAGGTGATGCAAATTTAAATCAAGCATTAATTAGAGATAAAAAAACAAATAATTTATTTATTCTACCAGCATCACAAACTCGAGATAAAGATGCTTTAACATATATAGGAGTTGAAAAAGTTTTAGAAGAGCTTATAAGAATGCAATTTGATTTTATTATTTGTGATTCACCTGCCGGAATTGAAACCGGTGCAATTTTAGCGATATATTTTGCCGATGAAGCTATTATTACAACTAATCCAGAAGTTTCTTCAGTACGAGATTCTGATCGAATCTTAGGAATTATTTCATCTAAATCAAAAAGAGCCAAACAAAATCAAATTCCTATTAAAGAGTATCTTTTATTAACACGTTATAATCCTACTCGTGTTAAAAAAGGGGAAATGTTAAGTATGAAAGATGTTTTAGAAATCCTTCAAATACCTATAATTGGTTTAATTCCAGAAGATCCATCTGTTCTGCGTTCATCTAATCAAGGAGAATCTATAATATTAGACGTTAATTCAAATGCAGGGCATGCTTATTTTGATACTGTTAATCGATTACTAGGTGAAAAACATAATTTTCGTTTTATTGAAGAAGAGAGAAAAGGTTTTTTTCAACGTTTATTCGGGAGATAG